The genomic region CCTCGCAGAACATCGTGCGTCACGACCAGCCTGCTCAGCACGTGGCATACCACGCTGCCCCCGCCGCGGTCGCTTACCATGCTGCCCCTGCTCCTATTGCCTACCACGCCGCTCCCGTCGCCCGTGTTGAAGACTTCAACGTAAGATAATTGGGCTTTCAGTAATGTTTATCTAATTTCTtacttataaaacaaactaaattttTGATTGTTGACTGCAGGCTCACCCTCAGTACGAGTACAACTACTCAGTAGCTGACGGGCACACCGGCGACAACAAGTCCCAGCAGGAGTCCCGCGACGGCGACGTCGTGCGCGGCTCGTACTCCTTCCACGAGGCCGACGGCTCCGTCAGGACCGTGCAGTACTCCGCGGACGACCACAGCGGCTTCAACGCGGTGGTGCACAACTCGGCGCCCACAGCCGCGCCTGCGCACTCCGCGCCCGCTCACTACTACCACCACTGAAGCATCTCACTAGTCATGTATCGCGCTCACCAAAACCATGTtcattaactattatttattaatgcaaTATACGAATAAgttcgataaatatttaaaattttaattttttctccCTTACAATTCGAATAATTTGAAGACACGTAACGACCTCCATGGAAGGGAGGTAGGTAGACAGTAAAAAGGAAAGGGCCCATTAGAGGTACCTATAGCTACGAGTGTATTAGTCAACTTTGAGATGGTGAAGGCTATCACGTATCAGGAGGGATTGACAAGCGATATCCGGAAACGTTCTTTAgagttcttaaaaataaatgactaagaaattgataaaatactcttttttgaaataaattcgtcagtaaatatttattagataaaaaatgaaatgttaAGATTATGAGTGtgataaaaaattacttaatgaaTATTCCAAGTATGAGTATTACTTCTAGTCTTGTGAAAAAGACAAAACAATCAAAAGCGTGTTTTCTTAGAtacctaagtaagtaagtaCACCACCAAGACACTTAGCACTGGCCTTGAGttaatttttaacccccgacgcaaaaacgacggggtgttataagtttgacgtgtctgtgtgtgtgtgtgtgtgtgtgtgtgtgtgtatgtggcatcgtagctcccaaacggatgatccgattgtaatgcggttttttttgtttaaaaggtatgtcagtcgggagtgttcttagctatgtttggtggaaatcggttcaggtcttcaaggtcatcagctcgtttgctagatgtgataggaatgttacacgctcagtttacttgcaagtatatgtgggatctaaaatttgaaacactaatgtcttttggaaccactgagctggtctgctgttagggcacgaaggtaggagacgtaaccctgaactgccttttagtaaacccatcgagtttgggctcgttgaatttgtcttgacgagttctcttcaagtttctgattgacgagaacctgatgctggaaatgggatgtgggggatgaaaccctggaatgccggaatgaaacggataaaccgatttatatttttgctgaaaatctagaatgtccaaaggttaatctttattgtttctcaatctgtgcaattctcccagagccagtttgtcatgaggattgttaaacagctttctttggccgagatcgcatatagcgaccccttcttaagataaaataaattaaatgaaagaaggaaaaattaaggagctcctttaaaaagcatgaaataaaattaaattgtaaatttaaaaaaacccccgacccaaaaaaagtacgcaataattatgacaaacggttaaaaacgctaaaccctataaaaagcaaaaaataacttttaacactacgtaaactaaattttgacgtgtcgggggaccgctttttaccttcataataaatacttacatttaaatcaaatgatacctacctaattacaacattcgtcaaaaaaaaaaacacgtatctaaagtaatgaattagagcggtcccccgacacgacaaaatttagtttacgtagtgttaaaagttattttttgctttttatagggtttagcgtttttaaccgtttgtcataattattgcgtactttttttgggtcgggggtttttttaaatttacaatttattcgAAATTACTATGCTACGAACAGACGGTACACCACAACGATGACTAGAAGTGTAGAAATGCTGTGCAGGTAaagttcaaagaaaaaaataggtaaggcccatactgaaggagtggctggagggacgccacggcgccctcagcttccggctgacacaggtccttaccggacatgggtgtttcggaaagttcctgtcTCGCATCGGTCGGaagcccacgcccgaatgccactACTGTGGCATCTGGGGCAACGCAGTGCCGTGACCTAGCGGCAGCAGTAGACGCTGCGGgaagtctttcgctgccggctgtcgtgtcctgcatggtcaccagcgaagatggatggaacgccgtcgcctccttttgtgaggatgtgatggttttaaaggaggcggcggaaagggagagagaagctgcttcctctctccccgcccgcagcagacgtggaggacgtcgcaggctgactgatctccggccaccatagggcgcggcctgcggtcgacagactaggggcgtctgtcgtccgatcagaaacaggcctcgaaaCGGTGGCGTTGTGCTGCGAGCGCCTCTTTTAGTGGAGcttgctgtggccgctgggtgacggccacagcggatgacggggcccgcctttgaacatctggggggccaatacctgtcgggggtgcggaagaatgctttggcgatacccgtgccctcgacaataggtaattgaaggcaacactgggtgggtttttagccggtaagagttcggcacaccccctccaccgaccccaggtggagggaagtccatgaggatttcccccctgccaaaaaaagaggtatatacgtaaataataatagcaaataaagagacgagtcgttctaggatttttttttaatttgtaccgTGTTATGGAAAAAGGGGAtatgtcagttattttaataattaagaaataaaaatatttttcgggtACATATAAAAgacgactaaattaataaatgaaaattaaaacagagttgtgttaattatttctatacacttttgattaaactgcattttcactacaaaacaaacacgcgtttttttgattagcccctggtgaaaagttgtgttttttgactcatccccttttgccttaacaccacagaaaTAACAATATCGatctcttatttttttaatatattgatATTCAAGCCGTAAtaaaccgacttctcaaaaggagaaggttctcaattcattagaatcttttttatatacctacctacgttcaCAGATTACTGAAATTCGCTTGGACCAAGTAgcaaaattctattttatttgacaGAACATACTTCTCTGGTAATCCCATATCTGTCTGGTCACGATCTGGTGGTAATCTGGTGATCtgatggaaaccctgaaaaATTGGGGACAGCTTTTGAAAGTTGTAGACATGCATGGTAAAAATGTAACACGTATATATCTGAAAACAATTCAAAACAATATAAGGTTTCAAGCTGACCTGAGTATGGTGAGCGCGTTTAGTGAACTCTAGTGTCACACTTGTACACTTCTAAAAGGACAAAAAAGTAGGTGCTTTTTATCTTGAACATGTGCAAATTAATGCCAAGTAGATAGGTACCAACTTATGCATctcacaattatttttatggacAAAAGAACTTATCGCTATAAACACAACAACAATcctataatttataattatttgtttgagaCCTATTTCGTTTGGTATGATATCTgacacacttttattttttatacaaaacctGCCATCTGTTTAAATTTTGAATCTATTTATAACTTGGCTCTaagttcattataatattttatttattgatgggATAAGattaaatggtttttattttctcaGGATGCCCCTTGAGCTTGCAAGTCGGAAATAATTTTACTGAATCAAGTATTGTCTTTACCAAAATATTAGACTCAGAAAAATAAGATAACCAATATTATATTTCGAACTTATTCgtatattgcaataaataatagttaatgaACATGGTTTTGGTGAGCGCGATACATGACTAGTGAGATGCTTCAGTGGTGGTAGTAGTGAGCGGGCGCGGAGTGCGCAGGCGCGGCTGTGGGCGCCGAGTTGTGCACCACCGCGTTGAAGCCGCTGTGGTCGTCCGCGGAGTACTGCACGGTCCTGACGGAGCCGTCGGCCTCGTGGAAGGAGTACGAGCCGCGCACGACGTCGCCGTCGCGGGACTCCTGCTGGGACTTGTTGTCGCCGGTGTGCCCGTCAGCTACTGAGTAGTTGTACTCGTACTGAGGGTGAGCCTGGAGAAAACAATCAAAAagttagtttgtttgtaagtaaGAAATTAGATAAACATTACCGAAAAACCAATTATCTTACGTTGAACTCTTCGACGCGGGCGACAGGAGCGGCGTGGTAGGCAACAGCAGCGGGGGCAGCATGGTAAGCTACAGCAGGAGCAGCCTGGTACGCGACGGGGGCAGCGACGGCTACTTGTTGGGCAGGTTGGTCGTGACGCACGATGTTTTGAGATGAAACAGCAGCAGCTGAAGAGTAACGAGCAGGAGCAGCATTGTAGGCGACGGCAGGAGCACCATGGTAGGCGACGGGGGCGGCGACGGCCACGTGCTGGGCAGGCTGGTCGTGACGCACGATATTCTGCGAGGAGACAGCGGCGGCGGAGGAGTAGTGCACGGGGGCGGGCAGCAGACCTGCCTGGCACACCGCCACCAAACCGCAGAGAGCTAACACCTGTAAATCATATTTCCCCATTAATATCTGTTACAATATTTGAGACATGGGAATTTAATTTAAGGACAATACAATGTGATGTCCTTACTTTAGCGAACATTTTGATGATTGGTTGTTTCACGAACGAGATCTTAGAATGAATGATAGATTTCATCTGACAGGTCTAGATTATATACTAGTCACTAGCTTGTAGCcgcacacacatacacatatttGTTGCAAAGCAGTCTTACAGGCGACCTTATGTCAGGTCAAAGAGTTACGCGACGCACAACGTTCTCTGATCTATTTCAGAACTGGCTAAGAGAAATAAACAACAATCAACTTCAACAATAAACTAGACATAttgttttaaagcttttcagtctattgatattcaaaaaaatatcgatatgcACAAAAACTATATATCAAAGATTTGTCGCTAAATCAAGGTTcagttaaatatgtatatttacgtACAGATAGGAGATCAAGTAATGTTTATCGAATTTTGTTTCGctacgtaattttatttttattattcggtCGATTCGCggttttgaaatataattatgaaaaacgATATTAATCGCTCAATACATGCAATACATgcaattacattaaataatggTCCCATTAATTATACTATTTGCATACTACTATGGAGCATTAAACTTTGCGACGCGACGTTTTAGTGAATGGACTGATTCGCCAAACTATGTGTGTCATACAAGGCAAGGTCGCCGTGAACTCGACTGACAACTTCCACTACTTACTACAATCAGCTGATCATACTAGCATTTATCAGTATAAAAAGTAGACCAGTGTCACTACAGGCATCATTCAACCTGATCACATCAGTGAATAAACCAAAATGTTCTCCAAAGTAAGTTTAGCACTGAGTTGGCATATTCGAGTAATAACAGATTAAAAACAATCATTTTGCTAatctattttattacttttcagaTTGTAGCTCTGTGCGCCTTCGTGGCTGTGGCCCAGGCTGGTCTTCTGGCGGCTCCCGCTCACTACTCCTCCGCTGCCGCGGTGTCCTCCCAGAGCATCGTGCGTCACGATGAGTCGGCTCCTGTGGCTAAACTAGCCATTGCCGCTCCCGTGGCTAAACTTGCCGTCGCCGCTCCCGTTGCCTACCATGCTGCTCCCGCCGTCGCCTACCACTCCGCCCCTGCCCATTACTCCTCTGCCGCCGCTGTGTCCTCCCAGAACATCGTGCGTCACGACCAGCCCGCCGTACACGCCGCCCCCGTAGCCTACCACGCCGCCCCCGCCCACGTCGCCTACCACGCTGCTCCTGCCCCCATCGCCTACCACGCCGCTCCCGCCGTAGCCTACCACGCAGCCCCTGTTGCCAAGGTTGTCGCCGCTCACCAGGAAGAGATCGCCTACCCCAAGTATGAGTACACATACTCGGTTGCTGACGGCCACTCCGGTGACAACAAGTCCCAGCAGGAGTCCCGCGACGGTGATGTTGTGAAGGGCTCTTACTCCTTCCACGAAGCTGACGGTTCCATCAGGACCGTGGAGTACTCCGCTGATGACCACAATGGATTCAACGCGGTCGTGCACAACACCGCCCCCACTGCCGCCCCCGTCGTAGTCAAGGCTGCTCCCGCCCACTACTACCACCACTAAGATGTAATCACTTACCAACTAAGCAATGTTGACCAAAATGAATgttgaactatttatttaaagaaatatacgAATAAGTTCGTTGATAATTtggtattgttatttttcatgAATCAACTGTAAAGTTGGTGTGACCTAGAGTATTACAAACCGTAGTAATACAAATgctatacacataaaaaaaaactcgcaAAACTCATTTTAACTGATTTATATCACACAATCTTCATTAAATTTCGTTTTAGTCTTTTTATTAATCAGCTGGCAAATATAATATGTCGCTACGTTTAACCGAACAAAAGATTACTCGCGTCTATTGAATTTTATAGATGTCGTGAGATAGTACTAGCGTAGAAATCCTCTCTCTTTTGTgaaattttatatgtttttagaGTCAACGTAGGCTTTTTGGAACACCCTTACTACTAATAATGaccactaaataaataaaagtcacGGAAACCAAGTGTTAAGGATATACTTAATTAGGCCAAACATTTACATtgttattataacaaaacagCCAGCCTTAAAACTGTCTCCTCAAAGAGGCCAGAAGCTTGCAGCAACCGTATGGGTCAAGGATTAACTTTAAGTGCAAGGAGAAAATATTAAGGCCATGTCATTGCAGAGAGCCAAGAATTTGCCCCCCGGCTCTTTTGTATCTTATGTGGCCAGTCAACTACGCAATATGTTCGAGCTAATTTTAGGCTAGCGCAGGTAACAGGCTGACTTTTAACATGAACTTTATAGATACATAATTatacctaacactgaaatgtTAT from Helicoverpa armigera isolate CAAS_96S chromosome 4, ASM3070526v1, whole genome shotgun sequence harbors:
- the LOC110375235 gene encoding cuticle protein 8, encoding MFSKIVALCAFVAVAQAGLLAAPAHYSSAAAVSSQSIVRHDESAPVAKLAIAAPVAKLAVAAPVAYHAAPAVAYHSAPAHYSSAAAVSSQNIVRHDQPAVHAAPVAYHAAPAHVAYHAAPAPIAYHAAPAVAYHAAPVAKVVAAHQEEIAYPKYEYTYSVADGHSGDNKSQQESRDGDVVKGSYSFHEADGSIRTVEYSADDHNGFNAVVHNTAPTAAPVVVKAAPAHYYHH
- the LOC110375276 gene encoding cuticle protein 8 encodes the protein MKSIIHSKISFVKQPIIKMFAKVLALCGLVAVCQAGLLPAPVHYSSAAAVSSQNIVRHDQPAQHVAVAAPVAYHGAPAVAYNAAPARYSSAAAVSSQNIVRHDQPAQQVAVAAPVAYQAAPAVAYHAAPAAVAYHAAPVARVEEFNAHPQYEYNYSVADGHTGDNKSQQESRDGDVVRGSYSFHEADGSVRTVQYSADDHSGFNAVVHNSAPTAAPAHSAPAHYYHH
- the LOC110375250 gene encoding cuticle protein 8 isoform X2 encodes the protein MFAKVLALCGLVALCQAGLLPAPVHYSSAAAVSSQNIVRHDQPAQHVAYHAAPAAVAYHAAPAPIAYHAAPAGLLPAPVHYSSAAAVSSQNIVRHDQPAQHVAYHAAPAAVAYHAAPAPIAYHAAPVARVEDFNAHPQYEYNYSVADGHTGDNKSQQESRDGDVVRGSYSFHEADGSVRTVQYSADDHSGFNAVVHNSAPTAAPAHSAPAHYYHH